CCGTGCGTCAGGTGCGCAAGGATCTGGGCGCCGATGCGATCGTCGGGGCCTACTGCGCCGCCTCGCGCCATGACGGGATGACGGCGGGCGAACTTGGCGCGGATTACGTCAGCTTCGGCCCCGTCGGGGAGTCGCCCCTTGGGGATGGCACGCGCGCGCAGCCCGAGCTTTTTGAATGGTGGTCACAGATGATCGAAGTGCCGGTGGTCGCCGAAGGCGCGCTTGACACCGATCTGATCCGCACCCTGGCGCCGCACACCGATTTCTTTGGCATCGGTGACGAAATCTGGCACCAAGACGATCCCGCCCAAGCCCTGCGCGCCTTCAGGGCTGCAATGACCTGATCAGCCCCTCGCGCACCCGACTTTCAAGCGTGCTTGCCAGCGCCTTGCGATCGCCAAAATCCGCGACCCGCACGGGCGCGTGATAGGTCACCGTGACACTGCCCTGCCTGCGCGCGGCCAGCGTTGACAGCAGATGCGGGCCGAAGTCCATATCGCCCCACCAGCCGTAAAACCGCGCATCCGCCCCTGTGGGTCCGCGATAGACCACCGAAACGGGCTGGATCGACAGGGTCTCGCGCAGCCCCGGGGCAAAGAACGCGGCAAACAGTGTCGGCTTGAAGGGCAAGACCCGCTGCCCGTCCGTCGATGTGCCCTCGGGGAAAAACAACAGCTTGTGACCCAGCGCCAGACGGTCCTGAAACACAGCCACCTGCGCGGACGCCGTGCGCCTGTCGCGCTGGATGAAAACCGTGCCCGTGGCGCGTGCCAGCCAGCCAATCCCGGGCCATTTCGCCACCTCGGCCTTGGACACGAAATAGATGCGTTTGCGCGCATTCAGTGCGAATATATCCAGCCAGGACGAATGATTGGCGACCACCGCGCCGGGGCCGGACATGACCTCGCCCTCGACCCGATAGCCCATCCCCAGCAAGACAAAGGCGCTGCGGCAGACAAACTGCGTGATATAGGGCGTCACGGGGCGGCGCGCGCCATAAAGGGGGCGCTCGATCAGCCGCACCAGCAACAAGACCGCAAGGCAGCCAAACACCAACACTGCCAACGGCAACCCGCGCCCCACCACGCGCAACCACGCGCCTGCACCCATAGCCGGATGGGGCGGATGGGTATCACTGTCCCAGGTGCTCATGCCGTGCCTTGTGTGTAAATGCCCTGGTGGCGGGTATTCATCTGCGCGGTATCCATCACCAGACAGACATCGGTGGTGTTAAAGGCATAATCCACGTAAGCCCCCTCGCCCACGCAGCCGCCCAGCCGCAGGTAGGCCTTGATCAGCGCGGGCGTGTCACGCATGGCCGCGGGGCGGTCGATCTGGTCTTCGGGCATCAGATCCATCGGTTGAAACACCCGCGATGTCACACGCAGGTTCTTTGGTGCCAGATGGCGGTGATGCAGCAACGACAGGGCTTGGGCCAATGCGGCGATATCCGTGCCGTGAAAGCTCGCGACACCGAACAGAATTTCGACCTCGTAGGCGGCGACGTAGCGGGCCAGCGCGCCCCAGAGTTCGAACATCGCCGTGCCGCCGCGATAATCGGGATGCAGGCAGGACCGCCCCAGTTCCAGCAGCTTGCGATCCAGCGCGCGCAATGCCGTCAGATCATATTCGTCCTCGCAGTAGAACTGCCCGGCGCGGGCGGCACCGTCCGCTTGCATCAAACGATATGCACCAACCACATGGTCACCGGGGCGGCGTGTTTCATCGACCAGCACAAGGTGGTCATAAAACGGATCGAACTTGTCGCGTTCAACCTGCGCGTCATGATCCACCAACGGCCCGTCGCCGCCCAATTCGCGCACGAACACGTCATAGCGCAGACGCAGGGCTGCCATCAGATCCGTGTCGTCGCGGGCC
This portion of the Octadecabacter sp. SW4 genome encodes:
- a CDS encoding thiamine phosphate synthase — encoded protein: MSDETPELPQIYLITPAEFELSSFPDRLAACLDSTDVACVRLSLATRDEDRIAKAADALRAVTHARDIALVIESHILMVERLGLDGVHLIDHARSVRQVRKDLGADAIVGAYCAASRHDGMTAGELGADYVSFGPVGESPLGDGTRAQPELFEWWSQMIEVPVVAEGALDTDLIRTLAPHTDFFGIGDEIWHQDDPAQALRAFRAAMT
- a CDS encoding 1-acyl-sn-glycerol-3-phosphate acyltransferase, whose translation is MSTWDSDTHPPHPAMGAGAWLRVVGRGLPLAVLVFGCLAVLLLVRLIERPLYGARRPVTPYITQFVCRSAFVLLGMGYRVEGEVMSGPGAVVANHSSWLDIFALNARKRIYFVSKAEVAKWPGIGWLARATGTVFIQRDRRTASAQVAVFQDRLALGHKLLFFPEGTSTDGQRVLPFKPTLFAAFFAPGLRETLSIQPVSVVYRGPTGADARFYGWWGDMDFGPHLLSTLAARRQGSVTVTYHAPVRVADFGDRKALASTLESRVREGLIRSLQP
- a CDS encoding GNAT family N-acetyltransferase, with the protein product MTKPHKPVFQARLARDDTDLMAALRLRYDVFVRELGGDGPLVDHDAQVERDKFDPFYDHLVLVDETRRPGDHVVGAYRLMQADGAARAGQFYCEDEYDLTALRALDRKLLELGRSCLHPDYRGGTAMFELWGALARYVAAYEVEILFGVASFHGTDIAALAQALSLLHHRHLAPKNLRVTSRVFQPMDLMPEDQIDRPAAMRDTPALIKAYLRLGGCVGEGAYVDYAFNTTDVCLVMDTAQMNTRHQGIYTQGTA